A single genomic interval of Cetobacterium sp. ZOR0034 harbors:
- a CDS encoding helix-turn-helix domain-containing protein: MLTKEELPECPVATTIQLIGNKWKLLIIKNLLHKTFRFNELRRDIPGISQKVLTENLKSLEKDGLINRKVYPEVPLRVEYNLSEVGNSLRGIIKHMELWGIEYKNRI; the protein is encoded by the coding sequence AAAAGAAGAGTTACCAGAGTGCCCAGTAGCAACAACAATCCAACTCATTGGAAATAAATGGAAACTGTTGATTATAAAAAATTTACTTCATAAAACTTTTAGATTTAATGAGTTGAGAAGAGACATTCCGGGTATTAGCCAAAAGGTTTTAACGGAGAATCTTAAATCTCTAGAAAAAGATGGTCTTATAAATCGAAAAGTATATCCTGAAGTACCACTAAGAGTAGAGTATAATTTGAGTGAAGTAGGAAATAGCTTGAGGGGAATTATCAAGCATATGGAATTATGGGGAATAGAATATAAAAATAGAATATAA
- a CDS encoding MarR family winged helix-turn-helix transcriptional regulator, translating to MKNNLAALISKLNRYQKKYLNHHLKDTDLEASQAIILLKIKENSEITPKEIFEMGIVEKPSVSKILKKLEDMNFIEKNSSNKDGRSYSVSLTEDGLKMCSFIDSIINELNIVYEKIASKFLSEDLMKILNEVYNEK from the coding sequence AAATAGATATCAAAAAAAATATCTAAATCATCATTTAAAAGATACAGATTTAGAAGCTTCTCAAGCTATTATTCTTTTGAAAATAAAAGAGAATTCTGAAATAACGCCAAAAGAGATTTTCGAAATGGGAATAGTTGAAAAACCATCCGTTAGTAAAATTTTAAAGAAATTAGAAGACATGAATTTCATTGAAAAAAATTCTTCAAATAAAGATGGTCGAAGTTATTCTGTTTCTCTTACAGAAGATGGTCTTAAAATGTGTTCCTTTATAGATTCTATTATAAATGAATTAAATATAGTATATGAAAAAATAGCATCGAAGTTTTTAAGTGAGGACCTCATGAAAATCTTAAATGAAGTTTATAATGAAAAATAA